The genomic stretch TAACCTAAGTAGCCGTGGTTACTAATGGTCATATACTGCTGTAACGTATATAGACGCTTTGAATAGATATTTGAAATAGTATTTTCTTGACCATCAAACTCCTGCTTTTCAAGTGACTCGTATACTCGGTTAAATGTAGCAGTGGTAGGTTTAGCCTCCAGAAGTTCAAACTGTTTTTTGATAACTTCGCTTGGCATAATGCGAAAACGTTGACCTTTAAAGTCATCTGGTACAGCTAGCTTCTTTTGATTACTCGTCATTTGTTTAAATCCGTTGTTCCAGAATGCTAGTCCTTTTAAATTCTCTTTTTTGAGAGATGCTTGCAGACTTTTTCCAATTTGACCATTTAAAGCTGTCTCAACTTCACCTTCATCTTTAAACATAAATGGGAGGTCAAAAAGTAGCCAATCTTCGTTTATATCTGCAAGCTTTGAGAAAGAAGGAGCAATCATTTGAACGTCATTTCGCCTTAAAGCATCTACTTCTTCTGTATCAGAATAGAGCACACCATTTGAAAAAACTTCAACTTTAACTTTGCCATTTGATCTTTCATTAA from Bacillus sp. 1780r2a1 encodes the following:
- a CDS encoding DctP family TRAP transporter solute-binding subunit, with protein sequence MRVFIITALFVSAFFIYILLFPPSFLHSEHVYRDDEQQGLDEQIVINFSHVVAENTPKGLAAQKFAKIVNERSNGKVKVEVFSNGVLYSDTEEVDALRRNDVQMIAPSFSKLADINEDWLLFDLPFMFKDEGEVETALNGQIGKSLQASLKKENLKGLAFWNNGFKQMTSNQKKLAVPDDFKGQRFRIMPSEVIKKQFELLEAKPTTATFNRVYESLEKQEFDGQENTISNIYSKRLYTLQQYMTISNHGYLGYTVMMDENYWNSLPSDVQLLLSNAMDETTAWMWEHSKEMNDQQLEKIKRESTIQVHYLTEQEKARWKQRFTPLYTEFEKRLTKEIVEETYKK